A region from the Acidobacteriota bacterium genome encodes:
- a CDS encoding type II toxin-antitoxin system death-on-curing family toxin, whose translation MMRYLTLGEVVALHRSIVETSGGAVGVRDLGALESALAQLRSTFDGADLYPSLAERAAALGYSLVQNHPFLDGNKRLAHAAMETFLILNGLEVDAIVDEQEQLMLGLATSRVSRAELVAWLRDHTKSLR comes from the coding sequence CTGATGCGCTACCTGACCCTGGGCGAGGTCGTCGCACTACACCGGTCCATTGTCGAAACGTCAGGAGGTGCCGTCGGCGTCCGCGACCTGGGGGCACTCGAATCGGCCTTGGCGCAACTCCGAAGTACGTTTGATGGCGCTGACCTCTACCCGTCGCTTGCCGAAAGAGCAGCCGCGCTCGGGTACTCGTTGGTGCAGAACCACCCGTTCCTGGATGGCAACAAGCGATTAGCGCACGCCGCCATGGAGACCTTCCTCATCCTGAACGGCCTCGAGGTCGACGCCATTGTCGACGAGCAAGAGCAGTTGATGCTCGGGCTTGCCACAAGTCGCGTCTCGCGCGCCGAATTGGTCGCGTGGCTCCGCGACCACACCAAGAGCCTCCGCTGA
- a CDS encoding aldo/keto reductase produces the protein MSRFSRRDFFRASTAVAAAAAIPISNEPARAQAATGSTVRRFKTLGKTGWKVGDISAGSGQQDPGVLNHAFECGINLIDTGAQYGGHEEIVAKALPTWRDKVFVLDKWDPPLVTATVTKGALLEALDVSLKKLNTTYIDCMMIHSIGHPRYGGLERIQNPAIYEAWDEAKRLKKIRFTGASSHGVKMIEEMNWGLDNNRFDVILIGANFLTKGVEPVLKKARAKGVGTIAMKTMTVVQSGLNIRALQNQHTNVRQACLKWILASDLFDTLVVRMPNYDQVNEYLAVSGTTSLGRQDQKYLNMVSASVSSRYCRPGCGACHEACPRNVPVADILRYKMYFEDYGDQKFAMQRYGMVPASTRATACAGCSAPCEPACPYGLRVRDRLVEADRQLRFA, from the coding sequence ATGAGCCGTTTCAGCCGCCGCGATTTCTTTCGCGCGTCCACTGCCGTGGCCGCTGCCGCGGCCATTCCGATCAGCAACGAGCCGGCACGAGCGCAGGCGGCCACGGGGTCGACCGTTCGTCGATTCAAGACACTCGGCAAGACGGGATGGAAGGTGGGCGACATCTCTGCCGGATCGGGCCAGCAGGACCCGGGCGTGCTCAATCACGCCTTCGAGTGCGGCATCAACCTGATCGATACCGGCGCGCAGTACGGCGGGCACGAGGAGATTGTCGCCAAGGCGCTCCCCACATGGCGCGACAAGGTCTTCGTCCTCGACAAGTGGGATCCGCCGCTCGTGACAGCGACGGTGACCAAGGGGGCGCTGCTCGAGGCGCTCGACGTCTCCCTGAAGAAGCTGAACACCACGTACATCGATTGCATGATGATCCATTCGATTGGCCACCCCCGCTACGGCGGCCTCGAGCGGATCCAGAATCCGGCGATCTACGAGGCGTGGGACGAGGCGAAGCGCCTGAAGAAGATCCGATTCACCGGCGCGTCGAGCCACGGTGTGAAGATGATCGAGGAGATGAACTGGGGACTCGATAACAACCGCTTCGACGTCATCCTGATTGGCGCCAACTTCCTGACGAAGGGCGTCGAGCCGGTGCTCAAGAAGGCGCGGGCCAAAGGAGTCGGCACCATCGCCATGAAGACGATGACCGTCGTTCAGTCTGGCCTGAACATCCGCGCGCTTCAGAACCAGCACACGAACGTTCGCCAGGCGTGTCTCAAGTGGATCCTGGCCTCGGATCTGTTCGATACGCTCGTCGTCCGAATGCCCAACTACGACCAGGTCAACGAGTACCTCGCGGTCTCCGGGACGACGTCCCTTGGTCGCCAGGACCAGAAGTATCTGAATATGGTCTCGGCCTCGGTCAGTTCGCGCTATTGCCGGCCCGGTTGCGGGGCCTGCCACGAGGCGTGTCCCAGGAACGTGCCCGTGGCCGACATCCTCCGCTACAAGATGTACTTCGAGGACTACGGCGACCAGAAGTTCGCGATGCAGCGCTATGGCATGGTGCCGGCGTCGACGAGGGCCACGGCCTGCGCCGGCTGTTCGGCGCCCTGCGAGCCGGCCTGTCCGTACGGTCTGCGCGTCCGTGATCGGCTGGTCGAGGCGGATCGCCAGTTGCGGTTTGCGTGA
- a CDS encoding DNA-binding protein, producing MELAIELPAAQVARLREEAARLGVPPADLARAAVVDLLAAKDDDFRTAAERVVKKNDELYRRLA from the coding sequence ATGGAACTGGCCATTGAACTCCCGGCCGCTCAGGTCGCCCGCTTGCGCGAGGAAGCCGCCCGGCTCGGTGTGCCGCCTGCCGACTTGGCACGCGCCGCCGTGGTCGATTTGCTCGCGGCCAAAGACGACGACTTCCGAACGGCCGCCGAACGCGTTGTCAAGAAGAACGACGAACTGTACCGACGCCTTGCCTGA